In Pseudomonas putida, a genomic segment contains:
- a CDS encoding acyclic terpene utilization AtuA family protein: protein MNTLRIGAGAGYSGDRVEPAVELARDGQLDYLIFECLAERTIALAQQARLADPEAGFDPLLATRMRAVLPFVRQGGRRLRIISNMGAANPRGAARQVLAIAAELGLGGLKVAAVEGDDVLAVLREHPHWQLDNGLSVAALGERMVSANAYLGVEGILQALAQDADVVITGRVADPSLFLAPQLHAFGWAADDWLRRGRGTLTGHLLECAGQVSGGYFADPGVKDVPDLARLGFPLAEIDADGQARITKVAGSGGRIDVATCTEQLLYEVHDPRCYLTPDVVADFSGVHFALQGADSVAVSGATGTQRPEQLKVTVGYRDGWIGEGQISYGGPNALARARLAGQIVEQRLALTGVPVEELRCELMGVDSLHGSDFCQPGEPWEVRLRVAGRCATRAAAQALANEVETLYTNGPAGGGGATRQVREVLAVASLYLPREFAIAQVHLEVCP from the coding sequence ATGAACACCCTGCGCATCGGCGCCGGCGCCGGTTACTCCGGCGACCGTGTGGAGCCTGCCGTCGAACTGGCCCGTGACGGCCAACTGGATTATCTGATTTTCGAATGCCTGGCCGAGCGGACCATCGCCTTGGCGCAGCAGGCGCGCCTGGCCGACCCCGAGGCCGGATTCGACCCCTTGCTGGCCACGCGCATGCGTGCAGTGCTGCCCTTCGTTCGCCAGGGTGGCCGGCGGCTGCGCATCATCAGCAACATGGGCGCCGCCAACCCTCGCGGTGCCGCGCGCCAGGTGCTGGCCATCGCCGCCGAGCTCGGCCTAGGTGGGCTCAAAGTGGCGGCGGTGGAGGGCGACGATGTGCTCGCCGTACTGCGCGAGCACCCACACTGGCAACTGGACAATGGCCTGAGCGTGGCGGCCCTGGGCGAACGCATGGTTTCGGCCAATGCCTACCTTGGGGTCGAAGGCATTCTCCAGGCGCTGGCCCAGGATGCCGATGTGGTGATCACCGGGCGCGTCGCCGACCCTTCGTTATTCCTCGCGCCACAGCTGCATGCCTTCGGCTGGGCGGCGGACGATTGGCTGCGCCGTGGCCGTGGCACGCTCACCGGGCATTTGCTCGAATGCGCAGGGCAAGTCAGCGGCGGCTATTTCGCCGACCCCGGCGTGAAGGATGTGCCAGATCTCGCACGGCTGGGCTTTCCGCTCGCCGAGATCGATGCCGATGGCCAGGCACGTATCACCAAGGTCGCCGGCAGTGGCGGGCGCATCGATGTGGCGACCTGCACCGAGCAGTTGCTGTACGAGGTGCACGACCCGCGCTGCTACCTGACGCCCGATGTGGTGGCGGACTTTTCCGGCGTGCACTTTGCCTTGCAGGGCGCGGACTCGGTAGCGGTCAGCGGCGCCACCGGGACTCAGCGCCCCGAGCAACTGAAAGTGACCGTTGGCTACCGCGACGGCTGGATCGGCGAAGGGCAGATTTCCTATGGCGGCCCCAATGCGCTGGCCCGGGCGCGCCTGGCCGGGCAGATCGTCGAGCAACGGCTGGCCTTGACCGGCGTGCCGGTCGAGGAGCTGCGTTGTGAACTGATGGGCGTCGATTCGCTGCACGGCAGTGATTTCTGCCAGCCTGGCGAGCCTTGGGAGGTGCGTTTGCGTGTGGCCGGTCGCTGCGCCACGCGGGCGGCAGCCCAGGCCTTGGCCAACGAAGTGGAGACCTTGTACACCAACGGCCCGGCCGGTGGCGGTGGCGCCACCCGCCAGGTACGCGAAGTGCTGGCGGTAGCGAGCCTGTACCTGCCGCGTGAGTTCGCCATTGCCCAAGTCCATCTGGAGGTCTGCCCATGA
- a CDS encoding TonB-dependent receptor family protein, whose product MPATFFRRKALTALLPGLGLCSLAQAEAPGSFQLLEPVVITGTYVPNPTFDLPYSIDTVDRAQIADGQLGVNLSEALNRVPGLVVQNRQNYAQDLQISSRGYGARSAFGVRGIKLLSDGIPASTPDGQGQAATLNLDVADRIEVLRGPASAIYGSNAGGVIQMFSRDGAGPPKVGAETTFGSDGFNKNHVYSEGGDDKAGFLVDASRMDTDGYRDHSSARRDQTFAKVHVRPDEDSRLALILSTLEQNGTEDPLGQTWEAYKHDPRSVSERAEEYNTRKSIHHQQLGMNYERAFGDATLQFNLYGGKRSVIQYLSIPRFTASGSPNPANERGGGVVDFDREFHGGTLRWIQPITAAPGNLTVTVGADYDRSTDDRRGYQNFSGDTLGVKGELRRKEKDTATSLDPYIQAHWELDRWTVDAGLRHSTMKMEVDDHYLANGDSSGSKKYQRTTPTLSVMYAFTPDLHGYVSAGKAFETPTQAEMAYAPGAVEGFNFGLDPATSTQYELGLKARPDERTRINAAIFEIRTKDEIVVVASEGGRTSYRNAGKTLRRGFELSVQRELNAQWQANLAYTVLDATYDEDFNQGTTTIDKGNHLPGVPQSSLFGELVWKPRDGVSMGLEGQYRSKVYVEDTNDQHVAPSYAVFNWRTRFEQHYGPWTFHQLVRLDNLLDRQYVGSVIVGDSNGRYYEAAPGRSWYAGAGLEYQF is encoded by the coding sequence ATGCCCGCTACCTTTTTTCGCCGCAAGGCGCTGACCGCCCTGCTCCCGGGCCTCGGCCTGTGCTCCCTGGCACAGGCCGAGGCTCCCGGCAGTTTCCAGTTGCTGGAGCCGGTGGTGATCACCGGCACCTATGTGCCCAACCCGACCTTTGACCTGCCGTACTCGATCGACACGGTCGACCGAGCGCAGATCGCCGATGGCCAGTTGGGCGTGAACCTGTCGGAAGCGCTCAACCGGGTACCGGGGTTGGTGGTGCAAAACCGCCAGAACTATGCCCAGGACCTGCAGATATCCTCGCGGGGCTACGGCGCCCGCTCGGCATTCGGCGTGCGCGGCATCAAATTGCTCAGCGATGGGATCCCGGCCAGTACGCCGGACGGTCAAGGCCAGGCCGCCACCTTGAACCTGGATGTGGCCGACCGCATCGAAGTCTTGCGCGGCCCGGCCTCGGCCATCTACGGCAGCAATGCCGGCGGCGTCATCCAGATGTTTTCCCGCGATGGCGCCGGGCCACCGAAGGTGGGGGCCGAAACCACCTTCGGCAGCGATGGTTTCAACAAGAACCACGTCTACAGCGAGGGCGGCGACGATAAGGCCGGCTTCCTGGTAGACGCCTCGCGGATGGACACCGATGGCTACCGCGACCATAGCTCCGCCCGCCGCGACCAGACCTTCGCCAAGGTGCACGTGCGGCCCGACGAGGACAGCCGCCTGGCGCTGATCCTCAGTACGCTGGAACAGAACGGCACTGAGGATCCGCTTGGGCAAACGTGGGAGGCGTACAAGCATGACCCGAGGTCGGTGTCCGAGCGAGCCGAGGAGTACAACACACGCAAGAGCATTCATCACCAGCAGTTGGGCATGAACTACGAGCGCGCGTTTGGTGATGCAACTCTCCAGTTCAACCTTTATGGCGGCAAGCGCAGCGTAATTCAGTATCTATCGATTCCGAGGTTTACCGCCTCCGGTTCGCCCAATCCCGCCAACGAACGTGGCGGTGGCGTGGTCGACTTCGACCGTGAATTCCACGGCGGCACGTTGCGCTGGATCCAGCCCATCACCGCCGCGCCCGGCAACCTCACCGTGACCGTCGGCGCCGACTACGACCGCAGCACCGACGACCGTCGCGGCTACCAGAACTTCAGCGGCGACACTCTGGGCGTCAAGGGCGAGTTGCGACGCAAGGAAAAGGACACCGCCACCAGCCTCGACCCTTATATCCAGGCCCACTGGGAGCTGGACCGCTGGACGGTGGACGCGGGCCTGCGTCATAGCACCATGAAGATGGAGGTCGACGACCACTACCTGGCCAACGGCGACTCCAGTGGTTCGAAGAAATACCAGCGCACCACGCCGACCTTGTCGGTGATGTACGCCTTCACGCCGGACCTGCACGGCTACGTCAGTGCCGGCAAGGCTTTCGAGACCCCGACCCAGGCCGAGATGGCCTATGCCCCGGGCGCGGTGGAGGGCTTCAACTTCGGCCTGGATCCAGCCACCAGCACCCAGTACGAGCTGGGCCTGAAGGCGCGCCCGGATGAACGCACCCGGATCAACGCCGCGATCTTCGAGATCCGCACCAAGGACGAGATCGTCGTCGTTGCCTCGGAAGGTGGGCGCACCAGCTATCGCAACGCCGGCAAGACGCTGCGCCGCGGTTTCGAACTGAGCGTACAGCGTGAGTTGAACGCACAGTGGCAGGCCAACCTCGCCTATACCGTGCTCGATGCCACCTATGACGAAGACTTCAACCAGGGCACGACGACCATCGACAAGGGCAACCACCTGCCAGGCGTGCCGCAGAGCAGCTTGTTCGGCGAGTTGGTGTGGAAGCCGCGCGACGGCGTCAGCATGGGGCTGGAGGGGCAGTACCGGAGCAAAGTCTATGTCGAGGACACCAATGACCAGCATGTCGCGCCCAGCTATGCCGTGTTCAACTGGCGTACCCGCTTCGAGCAGCACTACGGGCCGTGGACCTTCCACCAGTTGGTGCGGCTGGACAACCTGCTGGATCGCCAGTACGTCGGCTCGGTGATCGTCGGGGACAGCAATGGGCGCTATTACGAGGCCGCGCCGGGGCGGTCCTGGTATGCGGGGGCTGGGCTGGAATACCAGTTCTGA
- a CDS encoding YbhB/YbcL family Raf kinase inhibitor-like protein, whose protein sequence is MTLKPWLLAALLPCCAVAANFDEDTSAGALAISSTSFTDGGMIGLRQVGPDPACGSGQELTPQLSWENPPQGTRSLALVMFDPDGGKGLGVVHWIAYNIDPQSDGLPEGAAGQTSQAATVGRNSRGTLAYRGPCPPAGDNPHHYALTLIATDLAPGSLPEGLDRQGLLEALQGHALAAQSLVGRYGH, encoded by the coding sequence ATGACCCTCAAGCCCTGGCTGCTCGCTGCCCTGCTGCCCTGTTGCGCGGTGGCAGCGAACTTCGACGAGGACACCTCCGCTGGCGCCCTGGCGATCAGTTCGACGTCGTTCACCGATGGCGGCATGATCGGCCTGCGACAGGTCGGGCCTGATCCGGCTTGCGGCAGCGGTCAGGAGCTGACGCCGCAATTGAGCTGGGAGAATCCGCCGCAAGGTACACGCTCGCTGGCGCTGGTGATGTTCGACCCCGACGGCGGCAAGGGCCTGGGCGTGGTTCATTGGATCGCCTACAACATCGATCCGCAATCGGACGGGTTACCCGAAGGGGCTGCGGGGCAGACCTCGCAGGCCGCGACGGTGGGACGTAACTCGCGTGGCACCCTCGCCTACCGTGGACCTTGCCCGCCGGCAGGCGACAACCCGCACCATTATGCCTTGACCCTGATCGCTACCGACCTCGCACCGGGCAGTCTGCCCGAAGGGCTGGATCGCCAGGGGCTGCTCGAAGCGTTGCAGGGGCATGCGTTGGCGGCGCAGAGCCTGGTGGGGCGCTATGGGCATTGA
- a CDS encoding DUF2790 domain-containing protein encodes MKRSIAFLALSATLSSFAALAAEPASQAVETSNYQYGMPVDVAKVVSITPDSNAADCEVGTTHMVYVDHQGETHEIAYKEMGNCSRL; translated from the coding sequence ATGAAACGTTCGATCGCTTTCCTTGCCCTGTCTGCCACCCTCTCCTCGTTCGCTGCACTCGCTGCCGAACCCGCCAGCCAGGCAGTGGAGACCAGCAACTATCAATACGGCATGCCGGTGGATGTCGCCAAGGTCGTATCCATCACGCCAGACAGCAACGCTGCCGATTGCGAAGTGGGCACCACGCACATGGTCTACGTCGACCATCAGGGTGAAACCCACGAAATAGCCTACAAGGAAATGGGTAACTGCTCGCGCCTGTAA
- a CDS encoding tRNA (adenine(22)-N(1))-methyltransferase, whose translation MNEQTLSMRLERVAAHVPQGARLADIGSDHGYLPVALRLRGVIEAAVAGEVAQTPFASAQRTVRENGLQACISVRLADGLAAIEAGDRITAITFCGMGGQTIRDILERGRQSLNGRERLILQPNGDERELREWLAANGYRIVSEELLREHRFDYEIIVAEPGEGAAYSEQELYFGPVLLRQRSPAFLNKWQRMLRQKQQTLANFKRAREAVPEHKTRDFERQVSWISEVLA comes from the coding sequence TTGAACGAACAGACATTGTCGATGCGTCTGGAGCGGGTGGCGGCGCATGTGCCGCAGGGCGCGCGCCTGGCCGATATCGGCTCGGACCATGGCTACCTGCCAGTGGCGTTGCGCCTGCGTGGGGTCATCGAGGCAGCAGTGGCGGGTGAAGTGGCGCAGACGCCATTCGCTTCGGCCCAGCGCACGGTGCGAGAGAACGGCCTGCAGGCTTGCATCAGCGTACGCCTGGCCGATGGCCTGGCGGCCATCGAGGCGGGTGATCGGATTACCGCCATCACCTTCTGCGGCATGGGCGGCCAGACCATTCGCGATATCCTCGAGCGTGGCCGACAGTCTCTCAACGGCCGCGAGCGGTTGATCCTGCAGCCCAATGGCGATGAGCGCGAACTGCGTGAATGGCTGGCGGCAAACGGCTACCGCATCGTCAGCGAGGAGCTGCTGCGCGAACACCGTTTCGATTACGAGATCATCGTCGCCGAGCCTGGCGAGGGGGCAGCCTACAGCGAGCAGGAGCTGTATTTCGGCCCAGTCTTGCTACGCCAGCGCAGCCCCGCGTTCTTGAACAAATGGCAACGCATGCTGCGTCAGAAACAACAGACCTTGGCTAATTTCAAACGCGCCCGGGAGGCAGTGCCGGAGCACAAGACCCGCGATTTCGAGCGGCAGGTCAGCTGGATCAGCGAGGTCCTGGCCTGA
- a CDS encoding MFS transporter encodes MSPRLLAMALAPLLGLFIIALGNGFMSSLTTLRLGAAGESATMIGIVSSAYFIGLTLGAVFNDRLILRIGHIRAYSSFASLIAATILAQGLFYDTTWWIALRLINGWATVGVFLVIESWLLLAGDAKIRGRLLALYMIAFYGAGVIAQATLGEITGWGATAPFMVAGMLAALSVMPIVILPQVSPLLEQVEPLKPRQLLGVAPTGLVGCFGSGAAIAGIYALLPLYLQRIGMDVGEIGNMMAWVILGAMLLQYPVGRWSDRRDRQDVLIALAALCTVLSVIIVLLPANSMLLPAMLFLLGGGVFALYPVAVSSAADRAPSDALVPMIQGLLLINSLGSALAPLAISPVMTSYGEVGLFWAFTVINGAMFGFFLWRRGKRPKAEHPAPFAATATFSPTGAELRVTEDLMHAAQEHPPLEPAEEIPPQTAARAEHP; translated from the coding sequence ATGTCTCCGCGTTTGCTGGCCATGGCGCTGGCACCCCTGCTCGGGCTGTTCATCATCGCCCTGGGCAATGGCTTCATGTCGTCCCTGACCACCCTGCGCCTGGGCGCCGCCGGTGAATCGGCGACCATGATCGGTATCGTCTCGTCGGCCTATTTCATCGGCCTGACCCTGGGCGCCGTGTTCAACGACCGCTTGATCCTGCGCATCGGCCATATCCGCGCCTACAGCAGTTTCGCCTCGCTGATCGCCGCGACCATCCTGGCCCAAGGCCTGTTCTACGACACCACCTGGTGGATCGCCCTGCGCCTGATCAACGGCTGGGCCACGGTGGGCGTGTTCCTGGTGATCGAGAGCTGGCTGCTGCTGGCCGGCGACGCGAAGATCCGTGGCCGCCTGCTGGCGTTGTACATGATCGCTTTCTACGGTGCCGGCGTGATCGCCCAGGCCACCCTGGGCGAAATCACCGGCTGGGGCGCGACTGCGCCGTTCATGGTCGCCGGCATGCTCGCCGCGCTGTCGGTAATGCCGATCGTGATCCTGCCGCAGGTATCGCCACTGCTGGAGCAGGTCGAGCCGTTGAAGCCACGCCAACTGCTGGGCGTCGCACCAACCGGGCTGGTCGGCTGCTTTGGCTCGGGCGCGGCGATTGCCGGTATCTACGCCCTGCTGCCGTTGTACCTGCAGCGCATCGGCATGGACGTGGGCGAGATCGGCAACATGATGGCCTGGGTGATCCTGGGCGCGATGCTCCTGCAGTATCCGGTGGGCCGCTGGTCCGACCGCAGGGACCGGCAGGACGTGCTGATCGCACTGGCGGCGTTGTGCACCGTGCTGTCGGTGATCATCGTGCTGCTGCCGGCCAACTCGATGCTGTTGCCGGCGATGCTGTTCCTGCTAGGCGGTGGCGTGTTCGCGCTGTACCCGGTAGCGGTCAGCAGCGCCGCCGACCGGGCGCCCTCCGACGCGCTGGTGCCGATGATCCAAGGCCTGTTGCTGATCAACTCGCTGGGCTCGGCGTTGGCACCGCTGGCCATTTCGCCGGTGATGACCTCCTACGGCGAGGTCGGGCTGTTCTGGGCATTCACCGTGATCAACGGGGCGATGTTCGGCTTTTTCCTGTGGCGCCGCGGCAAGCGTCCGAAAGCCGAACACCCGGCACCGTTCGCCGCCACCGCGACCTTCTCGCCTACCGGTGCCGAACTGCGCGTGACCGAGGACCTGATGCACGCAGCCCAGGAGCACCCGCCCTTGGAGCCGGCAGAGGAAATCCCGCCGCAGACAGCGGCGCGTGCCGAGCATCCTTGA
- a CDS encoding LysR family transcriptional regulator has translation MDMLHAMRTFARVIECGSFAAAANALDISAAQVSRIVAELENQLQTRLLHRTTRRLRMSEAGERFLERARQIMLLTEEAVDEARGAHLTPRGRLRLHCPHGLGMLLMPLVAGYNALCPEVVVELTLSQRNPDPLAEGHDVVITVDEALPDSQLIAVPLGNIFSIPCAAPSYLEAHGVPERPQDLHEHRCLRMAYPMYEGDWVFAQGVDQCVIAPHDSFLTNVADAMLVASELGMGIGLLPFYTASQAIEQGRLRRLLAPYRLRESMLYAIYPSRHYLDAKVRTWIDYLKEQLPALFKGHEQVVDDERYWR, from the coding sequence ATGGATATGTTGCACGCCATGCGCACCTTCGCCCGGGTTATCGAGTGCGGCAGCTTCGCCGCTGCTGCCAATGCCCTGGATATCTCTGCGGCGCAGGTTTCCAGGATTGTCGCGGAGCTTGAAAACCAACTTCAGACCCGCTTGCTGCATCGCACCACGCGGCGTTTGCGCATGAGCGAGGCGGGGGAGCGATTTCTCGAGCGGGCGCGGCAGATCATGCTGCTGACCGAAGAAGCCGTGGACGAGGCCCGGGGTGCGCACCTGACGCCGCGCGGGCGCTTGCGTCTGCACTGCCCGCATGGCCTGGGCATGCTGCTGATGCCGCTGGTGGCTGGCTACAACGCCCTGTGCCCCGAGGTGGTGGTGGAGTTGACGCTGTCGCAGCGCAATCCCGATCCGCTGGCCGAAGGGCATGACGTGGTCATCACGGTGGACGAAGCGCTGCCCGACTCGCAGCTGATTGCCGTGCCGCTGGGCAATATCTTCAGTATTCCTTGCGCAGCGCCCAGCTATCTGGAGGCCCATGGCGTGCCGGAGCGTCCGCAAGACTTGCACGAGCACCGCTGCCTGCGCATGGCGTACCCGATGTATGAAGGGGATTGGGTGTTCGCCCAGGGTGTGGACCAGTGCGTGATCGCCCCGCATGACAGCTTCCTGACCAATGTCGCCGACGCCATGCTGGTGGCCAGCGAGTTGGGCATGGGCATAGGTCTGTTGCCGTTCTATACCGCCAGCCAGGCCATCGAGCAGGGCCGCTTGCGCCGTTTGCTGGCGCCGTACCGGCTGCGCGAGAGCATGCTGTATGCGATCTACCCGTCGCGGCATTACCTGGATGCCAAGGTGCGCACCTGGATCGACTACCTCAAGGAACAATTACCAGCGCTGTTCAAGGGCCATGAGCAGGTGGTGGACGACGAGCGTTACTGGCGGTAA
- a CDS encoding MFS transporter codes for MSLTALQSAADGVADNEKALIRKVAWRLMPLIMICYLFAFFDRINISFAKFQLQTDLGFSDTAYGLGASLFVVGYVLFEVPSNLMLYKVGARRWIARIMISWGLATAAMVFVTTEWQFYALRFVIGAMEAGFAPGVLYYLTLWFPRHYRGRITSLLFLASAFAGLVGAPVSGLVLGHLDGALQMRGWHWLFLLGGVPCVALGLLVLTLLKDRIEDAGWLDASEKRLLLSRIDPPQAGHGQGSLLQAIRIPGFLTLGLIYFLIQIASYGLNFWAPQLIRSAGTENPTVIGLLTAVPYICGAIAMIVCGRLSDATGERRWFTAGLIALGAVGFLCAGLFDDNTPLLLISLGLLGAGVVASIPSFCALPPKLLAGAGAGAAGGIALINTMGQLGGIVSPVLVGRIRDLTGTTTPALYLIAGACVVTALLLMFALPEKLRSRDVPNP; via the coding sequence ATGAGTCTTACTGCTCTGCAGTCGGCCGCCGATGGCGTGGCCGACAATGAAAAAGCCCTGATCCGCAAAGTCGCCTGGCGCCTGATGCCGCTGATCATGATCTGTTACCTGTTCGCCTTCTTCGACCGCATCAATATCAGCTTCGCCAAGTTCCAGCTGCAGACCGACCTGGGTTTCAGTGACACCGCCTATGGCCTCGGCGCGAGCCTGTTCGTGGTCGGCTACGTGCTGTTCGAGGTGCCCAGCAACCTGATGCTGTACAAGGTCGGCGCACGCCGCTGGATCGCCCGGATCATGATTTCATGGGGCCTGGCCACGGCGGCAATGGTGTTCGTCACCACCGAATGGCAGTTCTATGCCCTGCGCTTCGTCATTGGTGCGATGGAAGCCGGTTTTGCGCCCGGCGTGCTGTACTACCTGACGCTGTGGTTCCCGCGCCACTACCGGGGCCGCATCACCTCGTTGCTGTTTCTTGCCTCGGCGTTCGCCGGTTTGGTCGGCGCGCCAGTCTCCGGCCTGGTGCTGGGCCACCTGGATGGCGCCTTGCAGATGCGCGGCTGGCACTGGCTGTTCCTGCTCGGCGGGGTGCCGTGCGTGGCCTTGGGCCTGTTGGTGCTGACCCTGCTCAAGGACCGTATCGAGGATGCCGGCTGGCTCGATGCCAGCGAAAAACGCCTGCTGCTATCGCGCATCGACCCGCCACAGGCCGGCCATGGCCAGGGCTCGCTGTTGCAGGCGATCCGCATTCCCGGCTTCCTGACCCTGGGGCTTATCTACTTCCTGATCCAGATCGCATCCTATGGCCTGAACTTCTGGGCGCCTCAGCTGATTCGCAGCGCGGGCACCGAAAACCCTACGGTGATTGGCCTGCTCACCGCCGTGCCGTACATCTGCGGCGCCATCGCTATGATCGTGTGTGGGCGATTGTCCGATGCCACGGGCGAGCGGCGCTGGTTCACTGCCGGATTGATTGCCCTGGGCGCGGTGGGCTTCCTGTGCGCCGGCCTGTTCGATGACAACACGCCGTTGCTGCTCATTTCCTTGGGCCTGCTGGGCGCTGGGGTGGTCGCATCGATCCCGAGCTTCTGCGCGCTGCCACCGAAACTGCTGGCCGGCGCTGGTGCAGGGGCTGCGGGAGGGATCGCGCTGATCAACACCATGGGCCAGTTGGGCGGCATCGTCAGCCCGGTGCTGGTGGGGCGTATCCGCGACCTGACCGGCACGACTACGCCGGCGCTGTACCTGATCGCCGGGGCCTGTGTGGTGACGGCGCTGCTGCTGATGTTCGCCCTGCCTGAAAAATTGCGCAGCCGGGATGTGCCGAATCCGTAA
- a CDS encoding AEC family transporter — protein sequence MLASLSAILAPVFIVAGIGYLWARKGFDYPTEFVARMVMTVGTPSLVLSTLSRTALQADAFLGMAGACSLCLVGMALVGWGVCRVSGQPWRVLLPAFMFPNTGNMGLPISLYAFGEHGLALAVAFFLTLSVFQFTLGLAISGTAASLKAFARNPIVISLAGALPIIFLDVELPRWLANTVDLLGGMSIPLMLLTLGVSLASLRLRHVGSGLLLGGLRIVLGAAVGWVVGQVLGMGELERAVLMVQSSMPVAVFNYLMAVRANRAPEQVANLVMCSTVLSFAWLPLVLSWSL from the coding sequence ATGCTGGCTTCGCTGTCGGCCATTCTGGCACCCGTGTTCATCGTTGCCGGCATAGGCTATCTCTGGGCGCGGAAGGGGTTCGACTACCCGACTGAGTTCGTCGCACGCATGGTCATGACCGTGGGCACGCCTTCGCTGGTGCTCTCGACGCTGAGCCGCACTGCGTTGCAGGCCGATGCCTTTCTCGGCATGGCCGGCGCGTGCAGCCTCTGCCTGGTCGGCATGGCCCTGGTGGGCTGGGGGGTCTGCCGGGTGTCCGGGCAACCGTGGCGGGTATTGTTGCCGGCATTCATGTTTCCCAATACCGGCAACATGGGGCTGCCGATCAGCCTGTACGCCTTCGGCGAGCACGGGCTGGCGCTGGCGGTGGCGTTCTTCCTGACGTTGTCGGTGTTCCAGTTCACCCTGGGGCTGGCCATTTCCGGCACTGCCGCCTCGCTCAAGGCATTTGCGCGCAACCCCATCGTCATCAGCCTGGCTGGGGCGTTGCCGATCATCTTCCTCGACGTCGAGTTGCCGCGCTGGCTGGCCAATACCGTGGATTTGCTTGGCGGCATGAGTATTCCCCTGATGTTGCTGACCCTCGGCGTGTCGCTGGCCAGCCTGCGTCTGCGGCACGTTGGCAGTGGCCTGTTGTTGGGCGGCCTGCGTATCGTGCTGGGCGCGGCGGTAGGTTGGGTGGTTGGCCAGGTGCTGGGCATGGGCGAGTTGGAGCGTGCGGTGTTGATGGTGCAGTCGTCGATGCCGGTAGCGGTGTTCAACTACCTCATGGCGGTGCGCGCCAATCGGGCGCCGGAGCAAGTGGCGAACCTGGTGATGTGCTCGACGGTGCTGTCGTTCGCCTGGTTGCCGCTGGTGCTGTCGTGGAGCCTATGA
- a CDS encoding RidA family protein, whose translation MANAGITFTPDSDAESISSDVAEFNGILVTTQVPIRADGNLELGDIVTQCECTLQALKDALEKAGSSMDRVLHLTIYLTDMADRAAFNEVYQRFFSKPWPVRAAVGVASLAYEGMRVEVTAMAAKA comes from the coding sequence ATGGCAAACGCAGGCATCACCTTTACTCCTGACTCCGACGCCGAGTCCATTTCGTCCGACGTCGCCGAATTCAACGGCATTCTGGTCACCACCCAGGTGCCGATCCGCGCTGACGGCAACCTGGAGTTGGGCGACATCGTCACCCAGTGCGAATGCACCCTGCAGGCCCTCAAGGATGCGCTGGAGAAGGCCGGTAGCAGCATGGACCGCGTGCTGCACCTGACCATCTACCTCACCGACATGGCCGACCGCGCCGCGTTCAACGAGGTTTACCAGCGCTTCTTCAGCAAACCCTGGCCAGTACGTGCTGCCGTTGGCGTGGCTTCGCTGGCGTACGAAGGCATGCGCGTGGAAGTGACCGCGATGGCTGCCAAGGCCTGA